Proteins from one Ramlibacter sp. PS4R-6 genomic window:
- a CDS encoding M14 family metallopeptidase has translation MTVQGEECFAATYREAREKFIEAAQAAGLVVESRTHPERGRDGEELAMDVVRDGHPNAPAVLLLTSACHGIEGYCGSGAQVAALRDASWRARARDRGVAVVYIHALNPWGFSHGSRTTHENVDLNRNFHDFGSPLPENPGYRELHPLLVPAEWPPGGQNQMAVGRYVAQHKLEGLQAVVSRGQHEFPEGLFFGGRAASWSNLALRDVLRAHGRRAARLAWIDFHTGLGPPGVGERIFAGRGDDAVALARAKAWWDGGGDTPVTSIYDGTSTSAYLTGLMPNAAYEECPQAEFTGIALEYGTVPVLETFEALRGDAWLRVHPEAPPELAAAIRQRMRDAFYMDTPEWKQKVLAQARQAMRQAVDGLAG, from the coding sequence GTGACGGTCCAGGGGGAGGAGTGCTTCGCGGCAACGTACCGCGAGGCCCGCGAAAAGTTCATCGAGGCGGCGCAGGCGGCAGGCCTCGTCGTGGAGAGCAGGACCCATCCCGAACGCGGCCGGGACGGCGAGGAACTCGCCATGGACGTCGTGCGCGACGGCCATCCCAACGCGCCCGCGGTGCTGCTGCTCACGAGCGCGTGCCACGGCATCGAGGGCTATTGCGGCAGCGGCGCCCAGGTGGCGGCGCTGCGCGACGCGAGCTGGCGCGCCCGCGCGCGCGACCGCGGCGTGGCCGTCGTGTACATCCACGCGCTCAACCCCTGGGGCTTCTCGCACGGCAGCCGCACCACGCACGAGAACGTCGACCTCAACCGCAATTTCCACGACTTCGGCAGCCCCCTGCCGGAGAACCCCGGGTACCGCGAACTGCACCCGCTGCTCGTGCCGGCCGAGTGGCCGCCCGGCGGGCAGAACCAGATGGCCGTCGGCCGCTACGTTGCCCAGCACAAGCTCGAAGGCCTGCAGGCGGTGGTGAGCCGCGGGCAGCACGAGTTCCCGGAGGGCCTGTTCTTCGGCGGGCGCGCGGCGAGCTGGAGCAACCTCGCGCTGCGCGACGTGCTGCGGGCGCACGGCCGTCGCGCAGCGCGGCTCGCGTGGATCGACTTCCACACCGGCCTGGGCCCGCCGGGCGTGGGCGAGCGCATCTTCGCCGGCCGTGGCGACGACGCTGTCGCGCTCGCGCGCGCGAAGGCGTGGTGGGACGGCGGCGGCGACACGCCCGTCACTTCGATCTACGACGGCACGTCCACCTCCGCCTACCTCACCGGCCTGATGCCCAATGCCGCCTACGAGGAATGCCCGCAGGCGGAGTTCACCGGCATCGCGCTGGAGTACGGCACGGTGCCCGTGCTGGAAACCTTCGAGGCGCTGCGCGGCGACGCGTGGCTGCGTGTGCATCCCGAGGCGCCGCCGGAGCTCGCGGCAGCGATCCGGCAGCGCATGCGCGACGCGTTCTACATGGACACGCCGGAGTGGAAGCAGAAGGTGCTGGCGCAGGCGCGCCAGGCGATGCGCCAGGCCGTGGACGGCCTCGCGGGCTAG
- a CDS encoding M20 aminoacylase family protein: MNILDSLATQAASITAIRRDIHAHPELCFEEKRTADVIAAKLTEWGIPIHRGLGTTGVVGVVKNGTSNRAVGLRADMDALPMQEFNTFKHASTHKGKMHACGHDGHVAMLLAAAQHFARNRNFDGTVYLIFQPAEEGGGGAREMIKDGLFDKFPMEAVFGMHNWPGAPVGTFAVSAGPVMASSNEFKITIRGKGAHAAMPQNGIDPVPIACEIVQACQLIVSRNKKPIDAGVISVTMIHTGEATNVVPDSAELQGTVRTFTVEVLDMIERRMKQVAEHVCAAHDATCEFEFHRNYPPTINSEKEAAFSREVLASIVGADNVLRQEPTMGAEDFAYMLQARPGAYCFISNGDGGHREMGHGEGPCMLHNPSYDFNDELIPLGATYWVKLAESWLAKGRA; this comes from the coding sequence ATGAACATCCTCGATTCCCTCGCCACGCAGGCGGCGTCGATCACCGCGATCCGCCGCGACATCCACGCCCATCCCGAGCTCTGCTTCGAAGAGAAGCGCACCGCCGACGTCATCGCGGCCAAGCTCACCGAATGGGGCATCCCCATCCACCGCGGCCTGGGCACGACCGGCGTCGTCGGCGTCGTGAAGAACGGCACGAGCAACCGCGCCGTGGGCCTGCGCGCCGACATGGATGCGCTGCCCATGCAGGAGTTCAACACCTTCAAGCACGCGAGCACGCACAAGGGCAAGATGCACGCCTGCGGCCACGACGGCCACGTCGCGATGCTGCTCGCGGCCGCGCAGCACTTCGCCAGGAACCGCAATTTCGACGGCACCGTGTACCTCATCTTCCAGCCGGCCGAGGAAGGCGGCGGCGGGGCGCGCGAGATGATCAAGGACGGCCTGTTCGACAAGTTCCCGATGGAAGCCGTCTTCGGCATGCACAACTGGCCGGGCGCGCCCGTGGGCACGTTCGCGGTGAGCGCCGGCCCCGTGATGGCGTCGAGCAACGAGTTCAAGATCACCATCCGCGGCAAGGGCGCGCACGCCGCCATGCCGCAAAACGGCATCGACCCCGTGCCCATCGCCTGCGAGATCGTGCAGGCCTGCCAGCTGATCGTCAGCCGCAACAAGAAGCCGATCGACGCCGGCGTGATCTCCGTGACGATGATCCATACCGGCGAGGCGACCAACGTCGTGCCCGACAGCGCCGAGCTGCAGGGCACCGTGCGCACCTTCACGGTGGAAGTGCTGGACATGATCGAGCGCCGCATGAAGCAGGTGGCCGAACACGTCTGCGCCGCGCACGATGCCACCTGCGAGTTCGAGTTCCACCGCAACTACCCGCCCACGATCAACTCCGAGAAGGAAGCCGCGTTCTCGCGGGAGGTGCTGGCTTCCATCGTCGGCGCGGACAACGTGCTGCGCCAGGAGCCGACCATGGGCGCCGAGGACTTCGCGTACATGCTGCAGGCCAGGCCGGGCGCGTACTGCTTCATCTCCAACGGCGACGGCGGCCACCGCGAGATGGGCCATGGCGAGGGGCCGTGCATGCTGCACAACCCCAGCTACGACTTCAACGACGAGCTGATCCCGCTGGGCGCGACGTACTGGGTGAAACTGGCCGAGAGCTGGCTCGCAAAGGGCCGCGCGTGA
- the argE gene encoding acetylornithine deacetylase — translation MQSTVSPQGLEFAQALVRINTVSANSNLDLIDLVRAELARHGVESRLTFNEERTKANLFATLGEGKPAGIILSGHTDTVPWDGQDWTFDPLGGEVEGGRLYGRGSADMKSFIALAVAHAETFLASKAPFAIHLALSFDEEVGCFGVRHLIADMRDAGIQPLACIVGEPTNMVPAIAHKGVYRWRCCVRGKEAHSSLTPNSVNAIEMAARVVTKVREVAERLERSEPRYEGFDVPFSTASVGQFHGGIADNVVPRDAEFRYEFRDLPTADVMALQREIVDYAKSLEPAMKGVAKDAGFDFQTICEIPSFLGSASDDITRLALRLAGESRTTEVAFGTEAGIFKQSGVRTVVCGPGSIQQAHQPDEYVTLEQLARCERFLRGLSEIREIG, via the coding sequence ATGCAGTCCACAGTTTCGCCGCAGGGCCTCGAGTTCGCCCAGGCGCTGGTGCGCATCAACACGGTCAGCGCCAACTCCAACCTCGACCTCATCGACCTCGTGCGGGCCGAGCTGGCGCGCCACGGCGTGGAAAGCCGCCTGACCTTCAACGAAGAGCGAACCAAAGCTAACCTTTTCGCGACGCTCGGCGAGGGCAAGCCTGCGGGCATCATCCTTTCCGGCCACACCGACACCGTGCCCTGGGATGGGCAGGACTGGACCTTCGACCCGCTCGGCGGCGAGGTGGAGGGCGGGCGCCTGTACGGCCGCGGCTCGGCCGACATGAAAAGCTTCATCGCGCTGGCCGTCGCGCACGCCGAGACCTTCCTGGCCAGCAAGGCGCCGTTCGCGATCCACCTCGCACTCAGCTTCGACGAGGAAGTGGGCTGCTTCGGCGTGCGGCACCTCATCGCCGACATGCGCGACGCCGGCATCCAGCCGCTCGCCTGCATCGTCGGCGAGCCGACGAACATGGTGCCCGCCATCGCGCACAAGGGCGTGTACCGCTGGCGCTGCTGCGTGCGCGGCAAGGAGGCGCATTCCTCGCTCACGCCGAATTCCGTCAACGCGATCGAGATGGCCGCGCGCGTGGTGACGAAGGTGCGCGAGGTGGCCGAGCGCCTGGAGCGCAGCGAGCCGCGCTACGAGGGCTTCGACGTGCCGTTCTCCACCGCCAGCGTGGGCCAGTTCCACGGCGGCATCGCCGACAACGTGGTGCCGCGCGACGCCGAGTTCCGCTATGAATTTCGCGACCTGCCCACGGCGGACGTGATGGCGCTGCAGCGCGAGATCGTCGACTACGCGAAGTCGCTGGAGCCCGCGATGAAGGGCGTCGCGAAGGACGCCGGCTTCGACTTCCAGACGATCTGCGAGATCCCCAGCTTCCTCGGCTCGGCCAGCGACGACATCACGCGCCTGGCGCTGCGCCTGGCGGGCGAGTCACGCACGACCGAGGTGGCCTTCGGCACCGAGGCGGGCATCTTCAAGCAGTCCGGCGTGCGCACCGTGGTGTGCGGGCCCGGCAGCATCCAGCAGGCGCACCAGCCGGACGAGTACGTGACGCTGGAACAGCTCGCGCGCTGCGAGCGTTTCCTGCGGGGGCTCTCCGAAATCCGCGAGATCGGCTAG
- a CDS encoding ABC transporter substrate-binding protein → MKYSKSLGGLLMVAVLGILGATGASAQSSIVIGQSTALTGPGSALASAFHEGAKLYFERLNAAGGVNGKKIEMVTLDDRGNSKNTAENTKKLLDQGVFALFGYYGSPQVTAAYPLIKDSDILMFAPMAAADEFRGAMYPNVYSIRPGYTEEAAAIGKHAETLGMFKKLAILHANDGESTAALDAAVRTMGSMGANVVSNQGYQSGAVANAVDKVIAAAPQSVLVIGDASGAASAIRDLRAKNFRGPIYGFSNTGESLLAEELGPEGAGVVVVRVVPKSDTAKVPAVRELMEDAKTAKLGKTNVYMLEGYLAARAFAEALKRAGNAPTRAKFKQSLGKMENVSLGGFRVNFGDERTGSKLVELSLIDSQGKVRE, encoded by the coding sequence ATGAAGTACAGCAAGTCGTTGGGCGGCCTCCTGATGGTAGCCGTGTTGGGAATCCTGGGCGCGACGGGTGCGAGCGCCCAGAGCAGCATCGTCATCGGCCAGTCCACCGCGCTCACGGGCCCGGGTTCGGCGTTGGCGAGCGCCTTCCACGAAGGCGCAAAACTCTATTTCGAACGCCTCAATGCCGCGGGCGGCGTCAACGGCAAGAAGATCGAGATGGTCACGCTCGACGACCGCGGCAATTCCAAGAACACCGCCGAGAACACCAAAAAGCTGCTCGACCAGGGCGTCTTCGCGCTCTTCGGCTACTACGGTTCGCCGCAGGTCACGGCCGCCTACCCGCTCATCAAGGACAGCGACATCCTGATGTTCGCGCCGATGGCCGCCGCCGATGAGTTCCGCGGCGCGATGTACCCCAACGTCTATTCGATCCGCCCCGGCTACACCGAGGAAGCGGCCGCCATCGGCAAGCATGCCGAGACACTGGGCATGTTCAAGAAGCTGGCGATCCTGCACGCGAACGACGGCGAATCCACCGCGGCGCTCGATGCCGCCGTGCGCACGATGGGCAGCATGGGCGCCAACGTCGTTTCCAACCAGGGCTACCAGTCCGGCGCCGTCGCCAACGCGGTCGACAAGGTCATCGCCGCCGCGCCGCAGTCGGTGCTGGTGATCGGCGATGCCTCGGGCGCCGCCAGCGCGATCCGCGACCTGCGCGCCAAGAATTTCCGCGGCCCGATCTACGGGTTCTCCAACACGGGCGAGAGCCTGCTGGCCGAGGAACTCGGGCCGGAAGGCGCGGGCGTCGTCGTCGTGCGCGTCGTGCCCAAGAGCGACACCGCCAAGGTGCCCGCCGTGCGCGAGCTGATGGAAGACGCGAAGACCGCCAAGCTCGGCAAGACCAACGTCTACATGCTCGAGGGCTACCTCGCCGCGCGCGCCTTCGCCGAGGCGCTCAAGCGCGCCGGCAACGCGCCCACGCGCGCCAAGTTCAAGCAGTCGCTGGGCAAGATGGAGAACGTCAGCCTGGGCGGCTTCCGCGTGAACTTCGGCGACGAACGCACCGGCTCCAAGCTGGTGGAGCTGAGCCTGATCGACTCGCAGGGCAAGGTGCGCGAGTAG
- a CDS encoding molybdopterin-containing oxidoreductase family protein, with the protein MSATGVIPAVSVLKGSAVVKGACPHDCPDTCSLLTTVHDGVATKVQGNPEHRHTDGVLCTKVSRYTERTYHPDRVLHPLRRTGPKGSGSYERVGWDEALDDIARRLAAIAVRDPEAIVPYSYAGTMGLVQGEGMAARFWNRLGASFLDRTICSSAGAEALIYTLGAKVGMKVEFFAQSKLIVIWGSNSITSNLHFWRVAQQAKRDGAKLVCIDPRRTETAEKCHEHLQLRPGTDAALALALMHEIIVNDWLDHDYLARHTLGWEGLRERALRWTPERAADVCGLDAAQIRSLARDYATTAPAAIRLNYGMQRVRGGGNAARAIACLPALIGAWRHPAGGVLLSSSGHVPVDRAALQRPDLLRGRTPRTINMSTIGNALLQDGSPAFGPKIEALVVYNSNPVAVAPESAKVVAGFAREDLFTVVLEHFRTDTADHADYILPATTQLEHWDIHGSYGHTDVLLNRPAIAPLGEARPNTQFFRELARRMGFTEPCFEEDDAQLCLTAFGDKVDFGELTEKGFATLHLPDAPFAEGNFPTPSGKCEFFSERLARMGLDGLPDHLGNYETPGMSDRYPLAMISPPHRNFLNSSFVNVPSLRESEGEPVLEIHERDAAARGIASGGIVRVFNDRGEYHCKAVVTGRARPGVVNGLGVWWRKFGIAGTNVNQLTSQNLTDIGRAPVFYDCLVEVETA; encoded by the coding sequence ATGAGCGCCACCGGAGTGATCCCCGCTGTCAGTGTGCTGAAAGGCTCAGCCGTTGTGAAGGGGGCCTGCCCCCATGACTGCCCGGATACGTGCTCGCTCCTCACCACCGTTCACGACGGTGTGGCAACCAAAGTACAGGGCAACCCCGAACACCGCCACACCGACGGCGTCCTGTGCACCAAGGTCTCGCGCTACACCGAGCGCACCTACCACCCCGACCGCGTGTTACATCCGCTGCGCCGCACCGGCCCCAAGGGTTCGGGCAGCTACGAGCGCGTGGGCTGGGACGAAGCGCTGGACGACATCGCCCGGCGCCTCGCCGCGATTGCTGTGCGCGACCCCGAGGCCATCGTTCCCTACAGCTACGCGGGCACGATGGGCCTGGTGCAGGGCGAGGGCATGGCGGCGCGCTTCTGGAACCGGCTGGGCGCTTCCTTCCTCGACCGCACCATCTGCTCCAGCGCGGGCGCGGAAGCGCTGATCTACACGCTGGGCGCGAAGGTCGGCATGAAGGTCGAGTTCTTCGCGCAGTCGAAGCTGATCGTGATCTGGGGCAGCAACTCGATCACCAGCAACCTGCACTTCTGGCGTGTCGCGCAGCAGGCCAAGCGCGACGGCGCGAAGCTCGTGTGCATCGACCCGCGGCGCACCGAGACCGCGGAGAAGTGCCACGAGCACCTGCAGCTGCGCCCCGGCACCGACGCCGCGCTGGCCTTGGCGCTGATGCACGAGATCATCGTCAACGACTGGCTCGACCACGACTACCTCGCGCGCCACACGCTGGGCTGGGAAGGCCTGCGCGAGCGCGCGCTGCGCTGGACGCCCGAGCGCGCCGCGGACGTGTGCGGGCTCGACGCGGCGCAGATCCGTTCGCTCGCGCGCGACTACGCGACGACGGCGCCGGCCGCCATCCGCCTGAACTACGGCATGCAGCGCGTGCGCGGCGGCGGCAACGCGGCGCGCGCCATCGCCTGCCTGCCGGCGCTCATCGGCGCATGGCGCCATCCGGCCGGCGGCGTGCTGTTGTCGAGCTCCGGTCACGTGCCCGTCGACCGCGCGGCGCTGCAGCGGCCCGACCTGCTGCGCGGGCGCACGCCGCGCACGATCAACATGAGCACCATCGGCAACGCGCTGCTGCAGGACGGCTCGCCCGCGTTCGGGCCGAAGATCGAGGCGCTCGTCGTCTACAACAGCAACCCCGTCGCCGTGGCGCCCGAGTCGGCCAAGGTCGTCGCCGGGTTCGCGCGCGAGGACCTCTTCACCGTCGTGCTGGAACATTTCCGCACCGACACCGCCGACCACGCCGACTACATCCTGCCGGCAACGACACAGCTGGAGCACTGGGACATCCACGGCTCCTACGGCCACACCGACGTGCTGCTCAACCGCCCGGCGATCGCGCCACTGGGCGAGGCGCGCCCCAACACGCAGTTCTTCCGCGAACTCGCGCGGCGCATGGGGTTCACGGAGCCGTGCTTCGAGGAAGACGACGCGCAGCTGTGCCTCACGGCCTTCGGCGACAAGGTCGACTTCGGCGAGCTCACCGAGAAGGGCTTCGCCACGCTGCACCTGCCGGACGCGCCCTTCGCCGAAGGCAATTTCCCCACGCCGTCGGGCAAGTGCGAGTTCTTCAGCGAGCGGCTGGCACGCATGGGCCTGGACGGCCTGCCCGACCACCTGGGGAACTACGAGACGCCGGGCATGTCGGATCGTTATCCGCTTGCCATGATCTCCCCGCCGCACCGCAATTTCCTGAACTCCTCGTTCGTGAACGTGCCCAGCCTGCGCGAGAGCGAGGGCGAGCCGGTGCTGGAGATCCACGAGCGGGACGCCGCCGCGCGCGGCATCGCCTCGGGCGGCATCGTGCGCGTGTTCAACGACCGCGGCGAGTACCACTGCAAGGCCGTGGTCACCGGGCGCGCGCGGCCCGGCGTGGTCAACGGCCTGGGCGTGTGGTGGCGCAAGTTCGGCATCGCCGGCACCAACGTCAACCAGCTCACGAGCCAGAACCTCACCGACATCGGCCGCGCACCGGTGTTCTACGACTGCCTGGTCGAAGTCGAAACGGCGTGA
- a CDS encoding aminopeptidase encodes MSVTWRWLAAAAAVVAAIGLLAGCSSLGYYWQSASGHLSMLSASRSVDDWIADSETPQRLKERLALSQRIRRFASGELKLPDNPSYSRYADLRRTAVVWNVVAAPKYSLELKKSCFPVTGCVGYRGYFDERDARAEAARLAREDLEVNVYPVPAYSTLGWMNWAGGDPLLNTFINYPEGELARTIFHELAHQVVYTKDDTMFNESFATAVERIGGRRWLETHANEQARSDYAQYDGRRQQFRALTAGTRKRLEEIYEKTSGEERDVLKQRAMQDFRADYATMRAGWPGDPARYRLYDRWVAEANNAAFGAQAAYDELVPGFEALFQREGRDFQRFYDAAKKLADAPKKRRHEQLKEIAGA; translated from the coding sequence GTGAGCGTGACCTGGCGCTGGCTGGCAGCCGCCGCCGCGGTGGTGGCGGCGATAGGGCTGCTCGCCGGCTGTTCGAGCCTGGGCTATTACTGGCAGTCCGCGAGCGGGCACCTGAGCATGCTCAGTGCGTCGCGATCGGTCGACGACTGGATCGCGGATTCGGAAACGCCGCAGCGCCTGAAGGAGCGACTGGCCCTGAGCCAGCGCATCCGCCGGTTCGCCAGCGGCGAGCTCAAGCTGCCGGACAACCCCAGCTACAGCCGCTATGCCGACCTGCGCCGTACGGCCGTCGTGTGGAACGTGGTGGCCGCGCCGAAGTACTCGCTGGAGCTGAAGAAGTCCTGCTTCCCGGTCACCGGCTGCGTGGGCTACCGCGGCTACTTCGACGAGCGTGATGCGCGGGCCGAAGCGGCGCGCCTGGCCAGGGAGGACCTCGAGGTGAACGTGTACCCGGTTCCCGCCTACTCGACCCTGGGCTGGATGAACTGGGCCGGCGGCGACCCGCTGCTCAACACCTTCATCAACTACCCCGAGGGCGAACTGGCGCGCACCATCTTCCACGAGCTCGCGCACCAGGTGGTCTATACGAAGGACGACACGATGTTCAACGAGTCGTTCGCCACGGCGGTCGAGCGCATCGGCGGGCGGCGCTGGCTCGAGACGCACGCCAACGAGCAGGCGCGCAGCGACTACGCGCAGTACGACGGGCGGCGGCAGCAGTTCCGCGCGCTCACCGCGGGCACGCGCAAGCGCCTGGAGGAGATTTACGAGAAGACCAGCGGCGAGGAGCGCGACGTGCTCAAGCAGCGCGCGATGCAGGACTTCCGCGCCGACTACGCAACGATGCGCGCCGGCTGGCCGGGCGACCCCGCGCGCTACCGCCTGTACGACCGCTGGGTGGCCGAGGCGAACAACGCCGCCTTCGGCGCGCAGGCGGCTTACGACGAACTGGTGCCGGGTTTCGAGGCGCTGTTCCAGCGCGAGGGCCGGGATTTCCAGCGGTTCTATGATGCGGCGAAAAAGCTGGCCGACGCTCCGAAGAAGCGGCGGCACGAACAACTGAAGGAGATCGCCGGTGCCTGA
- a CDS encoding polyhydroxyalkanoic acid system family protein, producing MPDIHITREHALGLPAARKLAFRWAEEAEERLGMECVYEEGKASDLVTFTRPGCNGELKVTKDAFVLDARLGMLLGVFKDKIEGAIVENLDQLLAQKDPLKAFDKGLADHDKPAAKKKPAAKKRA from the coding sequence GTGCCTGACATCCACATCACGCGCGAGCACGCGCTGGGCCTGCCTGCCGCGCGCAAGCTCGCGTTCCGCTGGGCCGAGGAGGCCGAGGAGCGCCTGGGCATGGAATGCGTGTACGAGGAGGGCAAGGCCTCCGACCTCGTGACGTTCACTCGGCCCGGTTGCAACGGCGAGCTGAAGGTCACCAAGGACGCGTTCGTGCTGGACGCGCGCTTGGGCATGCTGCTGGGCGTGTTTAAGGACAAGATCGAAGGCGCCATCGTCGAGAACCTGGACCAGCTGCTCGCGCAGAAGGACCCGCTGAAGGCTTTCGACAAGGGCCTGGCGGACCACGACAAGCCCGCGGCGAAGAAGAAGCCGGCCGCGAAGAAGAGGGCTTGA
- a CDS encoding CaiB/BaiF CoA transferase family protein: MPGPLDGLKVLELGQLIAGPFAAKTLGDFGADVVKVEPPGTGDPLRHWRMIKDGTSVWWQVQSRNKRSVTLDLKSPDAQEIVRKLAREADVLVENFRPGALEGWGLGPDQLLELNPRLIVLRISGYGQTGPYKDRPGFGVVAEAMGGLRHLTGEPGRVPVRVGVSIGDTLASLHGVIGILLALNERHRSGRGQVVDVALYEAVFNCMESLLPEYSAFGAVRGPAGSAMPGIAPTNAYLCADGGYAIVAGNGDSIFRRLMGVVGREDLANDPALANNTGRVKRVEEIDAAIGAWTAQRPVADVLAALDAASVPAGRIYTVADIAADPHYRERGMLAQVEMDDGPLMVPGIVPKLSATPGSQRSKAPALGEHTEEVLREIGLTDSQIGQLRARGVIS; this comes from the coding sequence ATGCCTGGTCCGCTCGACGGCCTGAAGGTCCTCGAACTCGGGCAGTTGATCGCCGGCCCGTTCGCGGCCAAGACGCTGGGCGACTTCGGGGCCGACGTGGTCAAGGTGGAGCCGCCCGGCACGGGCGACCCGCTGCGCCACTGGCGCATGATCAAGGACGGCACCTCGGTGTGGTGGCAGGTGCAGTCGCGCAACAAGCGCTCCGTCACGCTGGACCTCAAGAGCCCCGACGCGCAGGAGATCGTGCGCAAGCTGGCGCGCGAGGCCGACGTGCTGGTCGAGAACTTCCGGCCCGGCGCGCTGGAAGGCTGGGGGCTGGGTCCCGACCAACTGCTCGAACTCAACCCGCGCCTCATCGTGCTGCGCATCAGCGGCTACGGGCAGACGGGGCCGTACAAGGACAGGCCCGGCTTCGGCGTCGTCGCCGAGGCCATGGGCGGCCTGCGCCACCTCACGGGCGAGCCCGGCCGCGTGCCGGTGCGCGTGGGCGTGTCGATCGGCGACACGCTGGCCTCGCTGCACGGCGTGATCGGCATCCTGCTGGCGCTGAACGAGCGCCACCGCAGCGGGCGCGGGCAGGTCGTCGACGTGGCCCTGTACGAAGCCGTCTTCAATTGCATGGAAAGCCTGTTGCCCGAGTACAGCGCGTTCGGCGCCGTGCGCGGGCCCGCCGGCAGTGCGATGCCGGGCATCGCGCCCACCAACGCCTACCTGTGCGCTGACGGCGGCTACGCCATCGTCGCGGGCAACGGAGACAGCATCTTCCGGCGCCTGATGGGCGTGGTCGGGCGTGAGGACCTGGCGAACGACCCGGCGCTGGCGAACAACACCGGACGCGTGAAGCGCGTCGAGGAGATCGACGCGGCCATCGGCGCGTGGACCGCGCAGCGCCCGGTCGCCGACGTGCTCGCGGCGCTCGATGCGGCGTCAGTGCCCGCGGGCCGCATCTACACGGTGGCCGACATCGCCGCCGACCCGCACTACCGCGAGCGCGGCATGCTGGCGCAGGTGGAGATGGACGACGGCCCGTTGATGGTGCCGGGCATCGTGCCGAAGCTGTCGGCCACGCCCGGCAGCCAGCGCTCGAAAGCGCCGGCCCTGGGCGAACACACGGAAGAAGTGCTGCGCGAGATCGGCCTCACCGACTCGCAGATCGGCCAGCTGCGCGCCCGGGGCGTGATCAGCTGA
- a CDS encoding acyl-CoA-binding protein: MSDLQAKFDAAVANSKNLSERPDNATLLKIYALYKQATAGDNAEKKPGFGDMVGRAKWDAWNGMKGTSQDDAKQQYIALIESLS; encoded by the coding sequence ATGTCCGACCTGCAAGCCAAGTTCGATGCCGCCGTCGCCAACTCCAAGAACCTTTCGGAGCGCCCGGACAACGCCACGCTGCTGAAGATCTACGCGCTGTACAAGCAGGCCACGGCCGGCGACAACGCGGAGAAGAAGCCCGGCTTCGGCGACATGGTCGGCCGCGCCAAGTGGGATGCGTGGAACGGCATGAAGGGCACGTCGCAGGACGATGCCAAGCAGCAGTACATCGCCCTGATCGAATCCCTCAGCTGA